From the Ascochyta rabiei chromosome 14, complete sequence genome, one window contains:
- a CDS encoding N-terminal L-serine N(alpha)-acetyltransferase NatD, producing the protein MCFGQRDSDGEGAPPGTRSKMYNPKLKRRRSHAEADRAELQDRRKLFKFDSTVSTVSTLANNRSMSPAKLLGPHQPPKLHSPPTTGGHKASLRPHELQTPQSPHKPASFSSERTLPVLGIRDDTPLEHRTLLIECLYASEDVDLAFHPALHFQLLRSTHMKNDELAVCFDLISKTSQQDYKASSRGWHPTCKMEEMQDKEMMYLVVRQTEGYMGFEKVDVQKSGAQYIGAILGFLSFKLESEDEELHKMRPVLYIYEVHLDDRLRRRGLGGRIMKWAEDQARLAKISKAMLTVFTANEGARRMYEREGYGKDESSPEDRVTRRKVIKADYIIMSKEIA; encoded by the coding sequence ATGTGTTTCGGACAGCGTGACTCGGATGGAGAGGGAGCGCCGCCCGGCACTCGCAGCAAAATGTACAACCCGAAGCTcaagaggagaagaagccaCGCCGAAGCAGACCGTGCAGAGTTGCAGGATCGTCGAAAGCTCTTCAAATTCGACTCTACCGTCTCTACCGTCTCGACTCTCGCCAACAACCGGTCCATGTCCCCTGCGAAACTGCTCGGCCCACACCAACCTCCAAAGTTGCACTCTCCACCTACCACCGGCGGCCACAAGGCCTCCTTGCGCCCTCACGAACTTCAGACTCCTCAAAGCCCTCACAAGCCcgcctccttctcctcaGAGCGCACGCTGCCTGTCTTGGGCATTCGCGACGACACCCCTCTCGAACACCGCACTTTGCTTATCGAATGCCTCTATGCGTCCGAAGACGTCGATCTTGCTTTTCATCCCGCCCTCCACTTCCAACTCTTGCGGTCGACGCACATGAAGAACGATGAGTTGGCCGTATGCTTCGACCTCATCTCGAAGACGTCACAACAGGACTACAAGGCCTCAAGCCGGGGCTGGCATCCCACCTGCAAAATGGAGGAAATGCAGGACAAGGAGATGATGTACCTCGTCGTACGACAGACAGAGGGCTACATGGGCTTCGAAAAGGTCGACGTGCAGAAGTCGGGCGCACAATACATAGGCGCTATCCTCGGCTTCCTGTCCTTCAAGCTCGAGTCCGAGGACGAGGAGCTGCACAAGATGAGGCCTGTGCTCTACATCTACGAGGTCCATCTCGATGACCGCTTGCGCAGACGAGGTCTTGGAGGACGAATCATGAAGTGGGCAGAGGACCAGGCTCGCTTGGCAAAGATTTCAAAGGCCATGTTGACCGTTTTCACGGCGAACGAGGGCGCAAGAAGAATGTATGAGAGAGAGGGCTATGGGAAGGACGAGAGTAGTCCAGAGGATAGGGTGACGAGGAGGAAGGTCATCAAGGCTGACTACATCATCATGAGTAAGGAGATTGCCTAG